The DNA segment TAATATTCAACAACTGGAACGCTAAACGCTTGCCCAAAAAATAGCCAAAAAGAACATTTGCAAACCTATCCTGAACCTGTTTAACAGATGCAATAGGAATTGTGACATCGGCATCTTCCATGTCTTTAGGACTTTCCATGAACCTGGAGTTTACTTTCTGGATCGGCTTGAAGGTGGATACTTTCTCAGCATAGGACTGATTAGTAAAACCTTTTTCTGCATATGTCTCGTTCTTACTCTGATCCTCCATTGAAGTAGGCTTAGCAGCATTTCCATCAGATCCATACGAACACATGTTAACCTTAGATTGAATTCCACTATTCGAAACATTTGGATTCCCATTAACTGGCTTGGATATTGCATTCAAACCATCCAATATGGAGTCGCTATTGACTGAGTAAAACCCTCGCTTGGGTATTTTATATGTTTTTGACAACTACCAACTTAattatttaagttttattttgtAGACACCATCAGATTTACGTCATGTTATGGGGTTGTTATGCTGATCAGATTTTAGATTTTGAGAAGAACAATAAGGATGAAAAGAATGTTGTGGTCGTTGTTCAGTTTGGGAAGTACAGATTTTGGGGAGGTATATATTCTATACCGACACTCTCACTTTTCATTCAACTACATATTGCTTTTTATACAAGTTGTCGTTTTATTTACATGTTGTTATAATTAAACAGGTAATTTGTTTGTCTCCAATTTGAATAATGTAACTCGAGTCTTCATAAACTCTGAGGTAAAAGAGATTTTGGATTTCAAGAAAAGGTTTTTAATCTTATTACCTTTTTTATAATATCTTTTGAATATGTATTACTTTTGTAACATTCCTTATTTTTTCTGTACAGTTTCCTTGCTCAGCTTAATGTTTCAACATCTTCCGGTTATTCTGGATTAAGTTCTTCTGCTATCAAGTCAACGACTGAGGAATATCTATCTGATGGTTCCTTTAGTACAATTGGAGCATTAAGCGAAATCTTCGAAGTATGGTTACAataatttattgttttattttttatacctATTATTTTTATCTTTAAGAATGTTCTAAATTATCATATATGTATACAGCAAAAGTTTGTTATTATCCTCGGAACAATTAAGAGCTTTGCTTCAGAAGAGTCATGGTTTTACAATGCATGTAAGAGTTGCAACAGAAAGGTTATGTACAACACAATTTGCAAGGCAAAGCAAGATGGAAGTGAAGGCTATTATGAAGTAACTGTCTTGGAATGTCAGACTGATCGTTGCAATAAAAGGACCGTTTTGTCTGTTCCCAGGTTAATTTTCTTGATTCATTTATTGTCCTAAACAACTTACATGGTTATTAACAAAATCTTATTTAATATTTTGACAGGATAAAAGTTCAAATTCGTGTTCAGGATTGTACCGGGATTGTCACTTTGACGTTGTTTGAACGTGAAGTTCTTAAACTGTTAAAGGTTAATGCAAACCAGCTTTTGGATAAAAACATTGAGGTAAGTTATATCGTGTGAATAACATTTCGTTACTTcgtttatatattttaatttttatattttaaactgCTATGTTTATAAATTATCTATCGAAGTTATGCGATATGACAATGTTAATGTTTATTAAACAGTTGGCCAGCGATGGTAACTTTCCCAAGGAGCTGAAGGCATTGTTAAATCGGCGGTTTGCGTTTAAGATAACCATAGCTTCCTTTAACACAAAAAACAAATCAGATGGTTACTCGATCTCGAAGTTGACTGAAAATCCTACAATCATCTCCGAGCTTGATAGGCATTTTGATGACTTCCAGGTTCGACATACCTTCAATACGTTAGTTGTACTTTGGTGTTATAAAAACTTATACCACGTTACAATGTTTTTTGAAATATATGAGATAAATACAGCCTGCTGATGATGAACATTTAGATGTTGTTATGTCTGATTCAAATGCAAATGTTAACTTTGATGTTAAGGTATGTCTTACAAATTAATTAATTCACTAATGGTTCCATATTTTGTCATTCACCTTATTTTatcaatatttttttaattttttagtttttGTTTACAGGATTTTGTATCCCGTACCGGTGATGAAGACACTCCGGTGTCTAATGTGATCAAAAGCATTTTTAGCACACCTTCTGGAGCTGAGATGAACTGTTCTGCGGAGATGGTTGAGAATCAACTTAAGCTTAATTTGGATGCCGTCTATGATGTCGATTTATCTTCTTCGCAGTCGTCAACTAAACCCCGTAAGAGTGTCGGTGATAAAGATGAAGATTTGAATGTGAATGCTGG comes from the Helianthus annuus cultivar XRQ/B chromosome 4, HanXRQr2.0-SUNRISE, whole genome shotgun sequence genome and includes:
- the LOC110933531 gene encoding replication protein A 70 kDa DNA-binding subunit A-like, whose protein sequence is MLWGCYADQILDFEKNNKDEKNVVVVVQFGKYRFWGGNLFVSNLNNVTRVFINSEVKEILDFKKSFLAQLNVSTSSGYSGLSSSAIKSTTEEYLSDGSFSTIGALSEIFEQKFVIILGTIKSFASEESWFYNACKSCNRKVMYNTICKAKQDGSEGYYEVTVLECQTDRCNKRTVLSVPRIKVQIRVQDCTGIVTLTLFEREVLKLLKVNANQLLDKNIELASDGNFPKELKALLNRRFAFKITIASFNTKNKSDGYSISKLTENPTIISELDRHFDDFQPADDEHLDVVMSDSNANVNFDVKDFVSRTGDEDTPVSNVIKSIFSTPSGAEMNCSAEMVENQLKLNLDAVYDVDLSSSQSSTKPRKSVGDKDEDLNVNAGILKPKIEK